A DNA window from Impatiens glandulifera chromosome 7, dImpGla2.1, whole genome shotgun sequence contains the following coding sequences:
- the LOC124910353 gene encoding desiccation protectant protein Lea14 homolog: protein MADLFDKAKNFVADKVAHIKKPEATITDVDLKGVSRDGITYTAMVSVDNPYSRSIPICEISYTLKSANRVIASGTVPDPGSLAGNEKTMLNVPLKVAHSILVSLVKDIGADWDIDYLLEIGLIVDLPIIGNFTIPISTTGEIKLPTLSDLWKKNEE from the exons atgGCGGATTTATTCGACAAGGCGAAGAACTTCGTGGCCGACAAGGTGGCACACATAAAGAAGCCGGAGGCGACAATTACCGACGTAGATCTGAAAGGTGTTAGCCGTGACGGTATCACCTACACCGCTATGGTCTCCGTCGATAACCCTTACAGCCGTTCAATTCCCATTTGCGAGATCTCTTATACCCTCAAAAGCGCCAACAG gGTTATTGCGTCCGGGACAGTACCGGACCCGGGATCTTTGGCCGGGAACGAAAAAACTATGTTGAATGTGCCTTTGAAAGTTGCACATAGTATATTGGTGAGTTTGGTTAAGGATATAGGTGCGGATTGGGACATTGATTATCTATTGGAAATTGGTCTCATTGTTGACTTGCCTATTATTGGAAATTTCACTATTCCTATATCTACTACTGGCGAGATCAAGCTTCCGACACTTTCTGATTTGTGGAAGAAAAACGAAGAGTag
- the LOC124910562 gene encoding protein ABIL1-like, with the protein MEQSQSVSHSMTYDEMSMERSKTFAKALQELKNLRPQLYSAAEYCEKSYLCTEQKQMVVDNLKDYAVKALVNAVDHLGTVAFKLNDLLEQQTIDVSSMGLNLSCLDQKLMTCQTYTGKEGSKQQQLLASIPRHHKHYILPNIVNKNVHFSSQRTYPSGIPASKTLSWHMATRTKSTLNATYTPNAALGTGATITSRPMSGVFCFSNDDNNNMLTKSSTPQTLAAALQKDSIEGSNKLEFKSSFNNRNRSEVDVSHQPIHKSKRVLSSLFAKHKAAHRVRKNRRMNKESRNINVFKSCVVP; encoded by the exons ATGGAACAGTCACAATCGGTGTCTCATTCGATGACCTACGATGAGATGTCCATGGAACGGAGCAAGACTTTCGCGAAAGCTCTTCAG GAACTCAAGAATCTAAGGCCACAACTCTATTCTGCTGCAGAATACTGTGAAAAATCATATCTATGCACTGAACAGAAACAGAT GGTTGTGGATAACCTAAAAGATTATGCAGTAAAAGCTCTTGTTAACGCTGTTGATCACCTTGGCACGGTAGCTTTCAAATTGAATGATCTTCTTGAGCAACAAACTATAGATGTTTCATCCATGGGACTGAACCTTTCTTGCTTGGATCAG AAATTAATGACATGCCAAACATATACGGGTAAAGAAGGATCGAAGCAGCAACAGTTATTAGCTAGCATACCAAGGCATCACAAGCATTACATTTTGCCAA ATATTGTCAATAAGAATGTACATTTTAGCTCACAACGTACTTACCCCTCAG GTATCCCTGCTTCAAAAACTCTGTCTTGGCATATGGCAACAAGAACAAAATCTACTTTGAATGCTACTTATACACCAAATGCTGCTCTGGG TACTGGTGCTACAATTACATCTAGACCAATGTCAGGAGTTTTCTGTTTCTCAA ATGATGATaacaacaatatgctaacaaaATCCTCGACTCCTCAGACATTAGCTGCTGCATTGCAGAAG GACTCGATCGAGGGATCAAATAAATTGGAGTTCAAGTCCTCGTTCAATAACCGAAATAGAAGTGAGGTTGATGTTAGTCATCAGCCAATCCACAAAAGCAAGAGGGTATTATCTTCCCTCTTTGCTAAACATAAGGCGGCTCACAGAGTTAGAAAGAACCGTCGCATGAACAAGGAAAGTCGAAACATAAATGTTTTCAAATCATGTGTTGTGCCATAA
- the LOC124944655 gene encoding uncharacterized protein LOC124944655, with amino-acid sequence MGSLEIDGSLKKDHHLLLLRPSSPVVRSIERHPFGQRPRSRSGRWRLFKRVHHLHWICAVFVFFSFLVFLQTLLPGSGSDKSGGGGGGGPWKSMNNGDSTFWAEIDGVDFGEDVKFEPARFLVKFQTESNEVSSRTGVRFVNRKPLLALVFGDLQIDSQQILMTTVSIALMEIGYEFEVYAVEDGPALAVWEKVVARVNVIGNNGTIDWLQFDGVIIASIGAVDVFHRLLQEPFKNVPLVWTIQDNALSDHLNNRTELVNDWKKFFSRATVIVFPNYALPMFYSAFDSGNYFVIPGSPAEAWEADMIMTSFKDENGGRGKIGYEHDDFLIVIVGSKFLYKGLWLEHALVLKALLPFNTLNPHFKVVILAGDSASNYSIVVEAIALNLRFPRDTVKHVGVDEDSDKLLNLADLVIYGSFLEEQSFPDILVKAMCLGKPIIAPDLPMISKYVHDRVNGYLFQKDNINDLTRTLGEVESEGKLSPLARKIASVGRQTAKNLMALEAVEGYTLLMEKILKLPSEVAACRSISDIPMKLKGEWQWNLFGSTAEETHVKTMRFLEKIDGISNLTRLGDSRGQAVPLDERLMRLIWREEKYLEMAYMRKRREDEELKDRTDQQRGTWEEVYRSAKRADRVKNDLHERDDGELERTGQPLCIYEPYIGEGTWPFLHHPSLYRGIGLSSRGRRPRVDDIDAASRLPLLNNPYYRDALGEYGAFLAIANRIDRIHKNAWIGFQSWRVTAQKASLSKTAETALLDAIQARKHGDTLYFWVRLDEDRRNPLQQDFWSFCDAINAGNCRYAFSEAMKKMYGIKTNVTSLPSMPVGGETWSVMHSWVLPTKSFMEFIMFSRMFVNALDKQVYDGHPKTGHCYLSLWKDKHCYSRMMELVVNVWAYHSARRMVYVNPKTGVMQEQHVLKNRRGQMWVKWFSYTTLKGMDEDLAEEADSEGPSSRRWLWPLTGEVFWQGIYEKERNLKNVEKEKRRKQSRDKLERMRRKHRQKTIGKYVKPSPEGEDEVEGEEREVSVLNLNSNKNTNKTTQRRLR; translated from the exons ATGGGTTCTCTTGAAATCGATGGTTCATTAAAGAAggatcatcatcttcttcttcttcgtccaTCTTCGCCTGTTGTCAGGAGTATTGAGAGACACCCATTTGGACAAAGACCCAGATCGAGATCCGGTAGATGGAGATTGTTCAAGAGGGTTCATCATTTGCACTGGATTTGTGCTGTTTTcgttttcttctccttcttggTTTTCCTTCAGACTCTTTTGCCCGGGTCGGGTTCTGATAAAtcaggcggcggcggcggcggcggtcCTTGGAAGTCAATGAATAATGGGGATTCGACGTTTTGGGCAGAGATTGATGGTGTTGATTTTGGTGAAGATGTGAAGTTTGAGCCGGCGAGATTCTTGGTTAAGTTTCAGACTGAGTCCAATGAAGTCAGTTCAAGAACAGGAGTGAGATTTGTAAACCGAAAGCCTCTTCTTGCTCTG GTCTTTGGAGATCTGCAGATTGATTCACAACAGATACTGATGACTACAGTTTCTATTGCATTGATGGAGATTGGTTATGAATTTGAG GTTTATGCAGTTGAGGATGGTCCTGCATTAGCAGTTTGGGAAAAAGTGGTCGCTCGAGTCAATgtcattggaaacaatggcactATAGATTGGTTACA ATTTGATGGCGTGATCATTGCCTCGATAGGAGCCGTGGATGTTTTCCATCG TCTTCTGCAGGAACCTTTCAAGAATGTTCCTCTTGTATGGACCATTCAGGACAACGCACTCTCAGATCATTTGAACAACAGAACAGAATTGGTGAACGATTGGAAGAAATTCTTCAGCCGAGCAACTGTAATTGTTTTCCCAAATTATGCTTTGCCG ATGTTTTACTCTGCATTTGATTCTGGGAACTACTTTGTCATTCCGGGTTCTCCAGCTGAAGCTTGGGAAGCAGATATGATAATGACTTCGTTTAAAGATGAAAATGGAGGCCGAGGCAAGATAGGATATGAACACGACGATTTCCTTATTGTTATTGTGGGAAGCAAGTTCTTGTACAAAGGTTTATGGTTGGAGCATGCCCTTGTTTTAAAGGCCTTGTTACCATTTAACACTTTGAATCCTCATTTTAAGGTTGTCATCTTGGCCGGTGATTCTGCGAGTAACTATAGCATTGTTGTGGAG GCAATCGCTCTCAACTTAAGGTTTCCGAGGGACACTGTGAAACATGTGGGTGTTGATGAAGATTCAGACAAGTTACTGAATTTAGCGGATCTTGTCATATACGGGTCCTTCCTTGAAGAGCAGTCGTTTCCGGACATTTTGGTTAAAGCTATGTGCTTGGGGAAACCAATTATCGCTCCCGATTTGCCCATGATCAGCAAATAT GTCCATGACAGGGTGAATGGGTATCTTTTCCAGAAGGATAACATAAACGATCTCACTCGAACGCTAGGAGAAGTGGAATCGGAAGGAAAGTTATCGCCATTGGCTCGTAAAATTGCATCGGTTGGCCGACAGACTGCTAAGAATCTTATGGCATTGGAGGCGGTTGAGGGATACACTCTTCTCATGGAGAAAATACTTAAGCTCCCGTCAGAAGTTGCTGCCTGCAGATCCATCTCAGATATTCCGATGAAACTGAAAGGGGAATGGCAATGGAATCTATTTGGGTCCACTGCTGAAGAAACGCATGTTAAGACAATGAGATTCTTGGAGAAAATTGATGGAATATCGAATCTTACTCGACTAGGGGATTCTCGCGGTCAAGCTGTTCCTCTAGACGAAAGGCTCATGCGTTTAATCTGGAGGGAAGAGAAGTATCTTGAGATGGCTTATATgaggaagagaagagaagatgaagag TTGAAGGACAGAACCGACCAGCAACGAGGAACATGGGAGGAAGTATATCGAAGTGCCAAACGGGCTGATCGTGTTAAGAACGATTTGCACGAAAGAGACGATGGGGAGCTTGAAAGGACAGGACAACCGTTGTGTATATACGAACCCTACATTGGCGAGGGAACCTGGCCTTTCTTGCATCACCCGTCTCTTTATCGTGGAATCGGGCTG TCTAGCAGAGGCCGAAGGCCTAGGGTAGATGATATCGATGCAGCTTCTCGACTTCCACTTCTTAACAACCCTTATTACAGAGATGCCCTGGGCGAGTATGGAGCATTTCTTGCAATAGCTAACCGGATCGATCGAATTCACAAAAACGCATGGATAGGGTTCCAGTCCTGGAGAGTTACAGCGCAAAAG GCATCTTTGTCTAAGACAGCTGAAACTGCACTTTTAGACGCGATCCAAGCTCGAAAACACGGGGACACCCTATATTTTTGGGTTCGTTTGGATGAGGATCGTAGGAACCCGTTACAACAGGATTTTTGGTCGTTCTGCGATGCTATTAATGCTGGGAATTGCAGATATGCATTTTCGGAGGCAATGAAGAAGATGTATGGAATAAAGACTAACGTTACTTCTCTTCCTTCAATGCCTGTTGGCGGGGAGACATGGTCCGTAATGCATAGTTGGGTTTTGCCGACGAAATCATTTATGGAGTTTATAATGTTCTCAAG GATGTTTGTCAATGCTCTCGACAAACAAGTTTACGATGGGCACCCGAAAACCGGGCATTGTTACTTAAGTCTATGGAAG GATAAGCATTGCTACTCAAGGATGATGGAGCTAGTTGTGAATGTGTGGGCATATCATAGTGCGAGGCGAATGGTGTATGTGAATCCGAAAACAGGTGTGATGCAAGAACAACACGTACTTAAGAACCGGAGGGGTCAGATGTGGGTGAAGTGGTTCTCGTACACGACACTCAAGGGCATGGATGAGGATCTAGCTGAAGAAGCGGATTCAGAAGGGCCTTCTTCTAGAAGGTGGCTATGGCCATTGACAGGTGAAGTTTTTTGGCAGGGAATTTATGAAAAGGAAAGGAATCTGAAGAATGtagagaaagagaagagaagGAAACAGAGTAGGGATAAGTTAGAAAGAATGAGAAGGAAACATAGGCAGAAGACGATTGGAAAGTATGTTAAGCCTTCACCCGAAGGCGAGGATGAAGTGGAAGGGGAAGAACGAGAAGTTTCGGTCTTGAACttgaattcaaacaaaaacacaaacaaGACTACACAAAGAAGGTTAAGATAG
- the LOC124945238 gene encoding cytochrome P450 704C1-like, whose amino-acid sequence MDFLNLILIIIPTILLLFLIVISYLLIKVFIGKSIRNPKYPPVIGTVFHQLLYFKNLYDRQTEDARKYATFRLLSPGESELYTIDPRNVQHILKTNFANYSKGQYNQVITKDLFGEGIFAVDGDKWRQQRKLASFEFSTRVLRDFSCEVFRRNGSKLVAILDRLSVENKLFDMQDLLMRSTLDSIFKVGFGVELNCMEGTSKEGSTFMKAFDDVNELTYWRYVDPFWKLKRFFNISSEASLKRNVKVINDFVNNLITTKRKHQQNDNLAVKEDILSRFLDAGKKEPEEMNDRYLRDIILNFMIAGKDTSANTLSWFFYLLCKNPQIQDKIEKEIKEIVGWEGKVDEFMERVTEEALQKTHYLHATLTETLRLYPAVPVDGRCADNDDILPDGYEVRKGDGVYYMAYAMGRMESIWGEDATEFRPERWIRDGVFQPESPFKFIAFHAGPRICLGKDFAYRQMKIVSMPLIRFFKFKLADEEKKVTYKTMFTLHIDGGLPLYATSRDMST is encoded by the exons ATGGATTTCCTGAATCTCATTCTGATCATAATACCAACAATCCTACTGCTATTCCTCATCGTTATATCATATCTTCTAATAAAAGTCTTCATCGGAAAATCAATCAGAAATCCTAAATACCCTCCTGTAATCGGTACAGTATTCCATCAACTCCTTTACTTCAAGAATCTATATGATCGTCAAACAGAGGATGCCCGGAAGTATGCTACTTTCAGACTGTTATCTCCTGGCGAGAGTGAATTATACACAATCGATCCAAGAAACGTCCAACACATACTCAAAACCAACTTCGCTAATTACTCCAAAGGCCAGTACAATCAAGTGATAACCAAGGATTTATTTGGAGAAGGTATCTTTGCAGTTGATGGAGATAAGTGGCGCCAACAGAGGAAGCTTGCCAGCTTTGAATTCTCCACCAGAGTTCTTCGAGATTTCAGCTGCGAGGTTTTCAGAAGAAATGGTTCTAAACTGGTTGCAATTCTTGATCGGCTCTCTGTGGAAAACAAGCTATTTGATATGCAG GATCTGCTGATGAGAAGCACATTGGATTCGATATTTAAAGTGGGATTTGGTGTAGAGTTGAATTGTATGGAGGGAACAAGCAAAGAAGGGAGTACATTCATGAAAGCGTTTGATGATGTTAATGAATTAACTTATTGGCGTTATGTTGATCCATTTTGGAAGCTTAAAAGGTTCTTCAACATTTCCTCAGAAGCATCCCTCAAGAGAAATGTCAAAGTCATCAATGATTTTGTGAACAATCTCATCACTACAAAGAGGAAACATCAACAAAATGATAATCTAGCA GTTAAAGAGGATATACTATCAAGATTTCTGGATGCTGGCAAGAAGGAACCTGAAGAGATGAATGATCGATACTTAAGAGACATAATTCTCAACTTCATGATTGCTGGCAAGGATACATCAGCAAATACTCTGTCATGGTTCTTCTACCTGTTATGCAAGAATCCACAAATACAAGACAAAATCGAAAAAGAGATCAAAGAAATAGTCGGTTGGGAAGGCAAAGTAGATGAATTTATGGAACGGGTAACAGAAGAAGCGCTTCAGAAAACACATTACCTTCACGCGACACTAACCGAGACACTGAGGCTTTACCCTGCTGTTCCTGTG GATGGGAGGTGTGCTGACAATGATGATATTCTTCCTGATGGATATGAAGTGAGAAAAGGTGATGGAGTTTACTACATGGCTTATGCAATGGGCAGGATGGAAAGCATTTGGGGAGAAGATGCCACAGAGTTTAGACCCGAGAGATGGATTCGAGATGGTGTTTTTCAACCCGAATCACCGTTCAAGTTCATCGCTTTTCAT GCGGGTCCAAGGATCTGTTTAGGGAAGGATTTTGCGTATAGGCAGATGAAAATAGTTTCTATGCCTCTCATTCGGTTTTTCAAGTTTAAGTTGGCAGACGAAGAGAAGAAGGTGACTTATAAAACTATGTTTACACTTCATATTGACGGTGGTCTTCCCCTTTATGCCACTTCGAGAGACATGTCTACATAA
- the LOC124946111 gene encoding peptidyl-prolyl cis-trans isomerase CYP18-1, which yields MSITLHTNLGDIKCEISCDEVPKAAENFLALCAKGDYDGTIFHRNIKGFMIQGGDPTGTGKGGNSIWGKKFNDEIRESLKHNARGILAMANSGPNTNASQFFITYAKQPHLNGLYTIFGKVIHGFEVLDIMEKTPTGPGDRPLAEIRLNRVTIHANPLAG from the exons ATG TCTATCACTCTTCATACGAATCTCGGCGATATCAAGTGTGAAATCTCTTGCGACGAGGTTCCAAAGGCGGCTGAG AATTTCTTGGCCCTATGTGCGAAAGGTGACTATGATGGGACTATATTCCACCGAAACATCAAGGGTTTTATGATCCAAGGTGGAGATCCAACAGGAACAGGCAAAGGAGGTAACAGTATATGGGGAAAAAAGTTCAACGATGAGATAAGAGAGTCTCTTAAG CATAATGCACGAGGGATATTGGCAATGGCGAATAGCGGACCCAATACTAATGCAAGTCAGTTCTTCATAACTTATGCGAAACAGCCTCATCTCAATGGATTATATACTATATTTGGCAAAGTTATTCACGGATTTGAAGTTCTTGATATCATGGAGAAG ACACCAACCGGGCCGGGAGATCGGCCACTTGCGGAAATCAGGCTTAATAGGGTCACCATACATGCTAATCCTCTTGCTGGTTAG
- the LOC124945735 gene encoding uncharacterized protein LOC124945735 has product MKFKAFLTDNGVCLLEKRFLPALDKMGKICHLYMTRDHFIFLHNLLNGDGVQSVAQFRKEALFDDYRISSQNEDRIAFTIDLSLLHRALRSIIAIHAEFAAGDDGNGTSNRLQIKLVKKLSPHSHQPMPFLTFESKGYKSAVIQDVPISKPLSRSDVLELQSALDMAQDLPPTLVQVPDLSQLQGFVDRMKHVGDLINVSISKYGDLHLQISTTLISLGAEFRKLVVIGDQVQAPVEDRDLSAQTRTQNAIQRGDAMTVEVSVKHFSKSLQCHLSKPDCAFYGIAPQGACLTVIFQFFVPGTRLTDKSISLHCRLPVLDPGAT; this is encoded by the coding sequence ATGAAGTTCAAAGCTTTTCTGACTGACAATGGTGTATGCCTTTTGGAGAAGAGATTCCTACCAGCTTTAGATAAAATGGGGAAAATCTGCCATCTCTACATGACAAGAGACCATTTTATCTTCCTCCACAACCTCCTCAACGGCGACGGTGTTCAATCCGTTGCTCAATTTCGTAAAGAAGCTCTATTTGACGATTACCGTATCTCCAGCCAAAACGAAGATCGCATCGCCTTCACAATCGATCTCTCACTTCTCCACCGCGCACTCCGCAGCATCATCGCAATCCACGCCGAGTTCGCCGCAGGAGACGACGGTAATGGAACTTCTAACCGTCTTCAAATCAAGCTAGTCAAGAAACTTTCCCCTCACTCACATCAACCAATGCCGTTCTTAACATTTGAAAGCAAAGGCTACAAATCAGCCGTGATTCAAGATGTACCGATTTCAAAACCTTTATCGAGATCTGACGTGCTTGAACTTCAATCTGCGCTTGATATGGCTCAGGATTTACCTCCAACGCTAGTTCAAGTTCCGGATCTGAGTCAGTTACAGGGATTTGTTGATCGGATGAAGCATGTAGGTGACTTGATTAACGTTTCCATTAGCAAATATGGTGACCTACACTTGCAAATATCAACTACGTTGATTAGCCTTGGAGCTGAGTTCAGGAAATTGGTTGTAATTGGAGATCAGGTTCAGGCTCCGGTGGAAGATAGAGATTTGAGTGCTCAAACTCGGACACAGAATGCAATTCAGAGAGGAGATGCTATGACAGTTGAAGTCAGTGTAAAGCATTTCTCAAAGAGTCTGCAATGTCATCTTTCGAAACCTGATTGTGCATTCTATGGAATTGCTCCACAGGGGGCTTGCTTGACGGTTATATTCCAGTTCTTTGTTCCAGGTACTCGTTTAACTGATAAATCGATTAGTCTCCATTGTAGGCTTCCTGTTCTTGATCCTGGAGCAACTTGA
- the LOC124945852 gene encoding ATP-dependent DNA helicase 2 subunit KU80 gives MARNKETVVLLLDVGPSMHGILPQIESICSRLVQTKLIYHKYDEVAIVLFGTEDTNNDLRREIGGYGNIVVLQNIKVVDGDLVDVLQKLPRGTVAGDFIDAIVVGMDMLIKKYGQTNKGKKRLCLITNALHPSKDPYEGTKEDQASTIAAQMASHGMKMDCVIVRQNLNLDGDRKFLEENDKLLGIFSKTSSKILYVDNSISLLGALRSRRIAPVTLYRGDLEMSSSLKIKVWVYKKTAEERFPTLKKYSDKAPQTDKFATHEIKVDYQYRSVQDPARIVPPEQRIKGYRYGPQVVPISTAEWDAVKFKPEKSVKLLGFTDASNIMRHYYVKDVSIFIAEPGNTKAILAVSALARAMKEMKKVAILRCVWRQGQGNVVLGVLTPNVSEKNNVPDSFYFNVLPFAEDVREFQFPSFGSFPQSLLPNEQQQEAADNLVKMFDLAPDGEEEALQPDITPNPILERFYRHLELKTKFPDAAIPPLDDTLKKITEPGPETISRCGPVLDEFCRLFQLKDNPKMKKSAKRLRHKPSESDEEREIKRNANAGETVNYKGSLSVVLKVEEIGELNPVQDFEAIMSRRDSPEWVNKAINGMKAKIIQLVENSSEIDTYQKAMECLNALRKGCIAEQEPGQFNDFIREVYKLCQEKDRKSFCELMTSRGISLITKSEANDSDVKEEEAKSFMVKIEP, from the exons ATGGCTCGAAATAAG GAGACAGTGGTTTTGTTGCTTGATGTTGGTCCTTCCATGCATGGTATCTTGCCTCAGATTGAAAGTATATGCTCCAGGCTAGTACAAACGAAG CTGATTTACCATAAGTATGATGAAGTAGCAATTGTTTTATTTGGAACTGAAG ATACGAACAATGATTTAAGGAGGGAAATAGGTGGATATGGGAACATAGTTGTGCTACAAAATATCAAGGTTGTTGATGGAGACCTTGTAGATGTTCTTCAGAAGCTTCCACGTGGAACTGTTGCTGGTGATT TTATTGATGCAATTGTCGTTGGGATGGATAtgctaattaaaaaatatggaCAGACAAACAAGGGAAAAAAAAGACTTTGCCTCATCACAAATGCACTTCATCCTAGTAAGGATCCCTATGAAGGTACCAAAGAGGATCAAGCCAGCACCATTGCTGCTCAGATGGCTAGTCATGGAATGAAAATGGACTGTGTAATTGTGAGGCAGAATCTAAACTTAGATGGAGATAGGAAATTTCTTGAGGAGAATGACAAATTGTTGggtatattttcaaaaacttccTCAAAGATACTATATGTGGATAACTCCATTTCGTTATTGGGTGCTCTTAGAAGCCGGAGAATAGCTCCCGTCACATTATATAGGGGTGATCTTGAAATGAGCtctagtttaaaaataaag GTGTGGGTTTACAAGAAAACAGCTGAAGAAAGATTCCCCACGCTGAAAAAGTATTCTGACAAAGCACCACAAACAGATAAGTTTGCTACACATGAAATCAAGGTTGATTATCAGTACCGAAGTGTTCAAGATCCTGCCAGAATTGTACCTCCAGAACAAAGAATTAAGGGGTACCGGTATGGGCCACAAGTAGTTCCTATTTCTACTGCAGAATGGGATGCTGTGAAGTTCAAACCTGAGAAGAGTGTAAAACTTCTTGGATTTACGGACGCTTCAAATATAATGCG ACACTATTATGTGAAAGATGTATCCATCTTTATTGCTGAACCGGGCAATACCAAGGCGATCCTTGCAGTTTCTGCCTTGGCTAGAGcaatgaaggaaatgaagaaagTGGCAATTCTAAGGTGTGTTTGGAGACAAGGACAAGGAAATGTTGTCTTAGGAGTATTGACTCCAAATGTTTCTGAGAAGAATAATGTT CCTGACTCGTTTTACTTCAATGTGCTTCCTTTTGCTGAGGATGTTCGTGAGTTTCAGTTTCCTTCTTTTGGTAGCTTTCCTCAATCATTGCTGCCAAATGAGCAGCAGCAGGAGGCTGCAGATAACTTGGTAAAGATGTTTGACCTTGCACCAGATGGCGAAGAGGAAGCTTTGCAGCCTGATATCACTCCAAATCCTATCCTAGag CGTTTCTATCGCCACCTggaattgaaaacaaaattccCTGATGCGGCAATTCCTCCACTTGATGACACACTAAAGAAGATAACAGAACCCGGTCCAGAAACTATATCACGTTGCGGACCTGTCTTGGATGAATTTTGTAGGCTCTTCCAATTGAAGGACAATCCCAAG ATGAAGAAATCAGCTAAACGTCTGCGCCATAAGCCATCCGAATCAGACGAGGAGAGAGAGATTAAAAGAAATGCAAATGCTGGCGAAACTGTTAATTATAAAGGAAGTTTGTCTGTTGTTCTAAAAGTTGAGGAAATTGGGGAATTGAACCCTGTTCAAGATTTTGAAGCAATTATGTCTAGAAGGGACAGTCCTGAGTGGGTTAACAAAGCAATTAATGGTATGAAAGCCAAAATAATTCAGCTGGTCGAGAACTCCTCTGAGATCGACACATATCAAAAGGCAATGGAATGTTTAAATGCTCTTCGCAAGGGTTGCATTGCTGAACAG GAACCGGGGCAATTCAATGACTTTATACGTGAAGTATATAAGTTATGCCAGGAAAAAGACCGTAAAAGCTTCTGTGAGTTAATGACATCAAGAGGGATATCTTTAATTACCAAGAGCGAAGCAAATGACAG TGATGTTAAAGAAGAGGAGGCAAAGAGTTTCATGGTCAAAATAGAGCCATAA